In Chloroflexota bacterium, one genomic interval encodes:
- a CDS encoding HlyC/CorC family transporter, with protein MDDGSTGALAIWLIALWASAFVAWAEVALAVMGRLRVKQLLEGDIQDSEAIETLFANPTRYLMTLSVLRVLAAIMGAGAAVWLSWRIRPSGLFTVIAVAATALVLLIIHILTNGIASRASERTVLRAFGLIRWLSYLLWPITWPLQRLARWARGAHAEDAEGDAFLNYETLRFLLQAGEEEGMIEQEEQEMIASIFEFGETLVREVMVPRIDIVAIDEETSLDEAVKVILEAGHSRIPVYQENIDNIIGLLYAKDLLRYFAEGRTDVEIREILRPAYFVPETKKVDELLQELQQRRVHMAIVVDEYGGTAGLVTIEDLLEEIVGEIQDEYDSEQPFVEEISESEFIFNARVDLDEVNKRLHIELPSEGGDTLGGFIYSQLGRVPVRGDIIPFDGVTLEVLSVDGQRIERVRVRRERPLSNSDKPSSDAPALLSFLIFR; from the coding sequence ATGGACGATGGTTCTACTGGCGCGTTAGCCATCTGGCTCATCGCACTATGGGCTTCGGCCTTCGTCGCCTGGGCGGAAGTGGCACTGGCGGTAATGGGGCGACTTCGTGTGAAGCAGCTATTGGAGGGGGATATTCAGGATTCCGAGGCGATAGAGACCCTGTTCGCGAACCCCACACGTTACCTGATGACCCTCTCTGTCCTCCGGGTGCTGGCGGCGATCATGGGAGCCGGCGCGGCCGTGTGGCTGAGCTGGCGGATCCGCCCCAGCGGACTCTTCACGGTGATCGCCGTCGCCGCGACGGCCCTGGTCCTGCTCATCATCCACATCCTCACCAATGGAATCGCATCCCGGGCATCGGAGCGAACCGTCCTGCGGGCGTTCGGGCTGATTCGATGGCTTAGCTACCTGCTGTGGCCCATCACCTGGCCGTTGCAGCGGCTGGCCCGGTGGGCGCGCGGGGCCCATGCGGAGGATGCGGAAGGGGATGCGTTCCTGAATTATGAGACACTGCGCTTCCTGCTCCAGGCCGGCGAGGAGGAGGGGATGATCGAGCAGGAGGAGCAGGAGATGATCGCCAGTATCTTCGAGTTCGGGGAGACGCTGGTGCGGGAGGTCATGGTCCCCCGCATCGACATCGTCGCCATCGACGAGGAGACCTCGCTGGATGAGGCGGTCAAGGTCATCCTGGAGGCCGGACACTCCCGTATCCCCGTTTACCAGGAGAACATCGACAACATCATCGGGCTACTCTATGCCAAGGATCTCCTGCGCTACTTCGCGGAGGGGCGGACCGACGTCGAGATCCGAGAGATCTTGCGGCCGGCTTACTTCGTCCCGGAGACCAAGAAGGTGGACGAGCTGCTTCAGGAGCTCCAACAGCGCCGGGTGCACATGGCGATCGTGGTCGACGAGTACGGGGGGACGGCGGGATTGGTGACCATCGAGGACCTCCTGGAGGAGATCGTGGGCGAGATCCAGGATGAGTATGACTCTGAACAGCCCTTCGTGGAGGAGATCAGCGAGTCCGAGTTCATCTTCAACGCTCGCGTGGACCTGGACGAGGTGAACAAGCGATTGCACATCGAGCTGCCCAGTGAGGGAGGGGATACCCTGGGTGGCTTCATTTACAGCCAGTTGGGGCGGGTCCCCGTCCGCGGGGACATCATCCCGTTCGATGGCGTGACGTTGGAGGTCCTCTCGGTGGATGGACAGCGCATCGAGAGGGTGCGGGTCCGGCGAGAGCGCCCGCTATCCAACTCGGACAAGCCCTCT